A stretch of the Saccharolobus caldissimus genome encodes the following:
- a CDS encoding radical SAM/SPASM domain-containing protein, whose amino-acid sequence MINRKPFFIELELTYRCSQQCFYCHNPPKDLKFYIADNSPKPRSIIEMNELNLSEWISAIDQIKRLDEKYEGIMDVVITGGEPLLRSDLEEILSYITRQKLRHMLLSSGEPISDDRITKLLESGLEKIRINLTSHKHVFNVQSLIMHIKNEIVKKINIAKKFKDFGVKEVGGNIVLTSYYLDFLEEIVELAYKSNLDWIQVNSVIKVGHGYINQKFIVPDPNDERKIQEKLKKLIEIYGENFIQNYVDTDILYSGIPIPTNWGEVGLVIAPNGDIYPGSEATSIPLSKLGNIKNDSLVEIWFSHPLLNKIRSISFLGEPCKSCEVKKLCKGGFRFNAYITKNDLFAPDPSCPIVKDYVRKS is encoded by the coding sequence TTGATAAATCGTAAACCTTTTTTTATTGAATTAGAATTAACTTATAGATGTAGTCAGCAATGTTTTTATTGCCATAATCCGCCTAAAGATCTAAAATTTTATATAGCTGATAATTCTCCAAAACCTAGATCTATAATAGAAATGAATGAGCTAAATTTAAGTGAGTGGATATCAGCAATTGATCAAATTAAAAGGTTAGATGAAAAATACGAGGGAATCATGGATGTCGTAATAACTGGAGGAGAACCGTTATTAAGAAGCGATTTAGAAGAAATCTTATCATATATTACAAGACAAAAACTAAGGCACATGTTATTAAGTAGCGGAGAACCTATTTCCGATGATAGAATTACAAAATTGCTAGAAAGTGGTCTAGAAAAGATTAGAATTAACCTTACTTCACATAAACACGTCTTTAATGTGCAATCACTAATAATGCATATCAAGAATGAAATAGTTAAGAAGATTAATATTGCAAAGAAATTTAAAGATTTTGGAGTAAAAGAAGTTGGAGGCAATATAGTCTTAACTAGTTATTATTTAGATTTCCTAGAAGAAATTGTGGAACTTGCATATAAATCAAACTTAGATTGGATCCAAGTTAATAGTGTTATAAAGGTAGGTCATGGTTATATAAACCAAAAGTTCATAGTACCAGATCCTAACGATGAAAGAAAAATTCAAGAAAAATTGAAGAAACTCATAGAAATTTATGGAGAGAATTTTATACAAAATTACGTGGATACTGACATTTTATATTCTGGGATACCAATCCCTACAAATTGGGGGGAAGTAGGTTTAGTTATAGCTCCGAACGGTGACATTTATCCTGGTTCCGAGGCGACATCTATCCCATTATCAAAGCTAGGTAATATAAAAAACGACTCGTTAGTTGAAATTTGGTTTAGCCATCCCTTGCTTAATAAAATAAGAAGTATATCTTTCCTTGGAGAGCCTTGTAAGAGTTGTGAAGTTAAGAAGCTTTGTAAAGGTGGTTTTAGGTTTAATGCATATATAACTAAGAATGACCTATTTGCTCCAGACCCTTCATGCCCGATAGTGAAAGACTATGTTAGAAAAAGTTAA
- a CDS encoding SWIM zinc finger family protein, translating to MISTQIPSKSYVKRLDVFYNLGEGIIVSADIRSRTRKDVIHYSRLVIDPLTMKIIKESCSCEAGSFGKKCWHLKVLEQLIASEEVKEKVEKARNELMQIEEDIASWG from the coding sequence ATGATTTCCACACAAATCCCCTCAAAAAGTTACGTAAAAAGGTTAGATGTTTTTTACAATTTAGGTGAAGGGATCATAGTTTCTGCAGACATCCGAAGCAGAACCAGGAAAGATGTAATCCATTATAGTAGATTAGTAATAGATCCATTAACGATGAAAATAATTAAGGAGAGTTGCAGTTGTGAGGCTGGAAGCTTCGGAAAGAAATGCTGGCACCTAAAGGTGCTGGAACAATTGATAGCTTCTGAGGAGGTTAAGGAGAAGGTAGAGAAGGCTAGGAATGAATTGATGCAGATTGAAGAAGACATAGCGAGCTGGGGGTGA
- a CDS encoding plasmid regulator, with amino-acid sequence MESKIEKHKSKFTITQLILMVMAKAPGSCCSLEYLNEKTGVDKKELLVYLTRLAKRGIIERKWHKSRAGKERMYCLKYKGSLI; translated from the coding sequence ATGGAAAGTAAGATAGAGAAACATAAGTCAAAGTTTACCATTACTCAGCTTATACTTATGGTTATGGCTAAGGCTCCAGGGAGCTGCTGCAGTTTGGAATATTTAAATGAGAAAACTGGCGTTGATAAGAAGGAGTTGCTAGTATATCTGACGAGGCTGGCTAAGAGGGGGATAATAGAAAGAAAATGGCATAAAAGTAGGGCTGGAAAGGAGAGGATGTATTGTCTGAAGTATAAGGGCAGCCTTATTTAA
- a CDS encoding type II toxin-antitoxin system RelE family toxin — protein sequence MVCEKWNVRFLMRDVKSENDLARFVAKRFSNLEILMLIVDKLELLQENPFKYAREKLKNRLDKYGNPMFSIEVTGDIRILYSMDSKNCIVFIWEIGSHKDVYGRG from the coding sequence GTGGTTTGCGAGAAGTGGAATGTAAGGTTTTTGATGAGGGATGTTAAGAGTGAAAACGATTTAGCCAGATTTGTGGCTAAGAGGTTTTCTAATTTAGAGATATTAATGTTGATAGTTGATAAATTGGAACTATTGCAAGAAAATCCCTTTAAATACGCTAGAGAAAAGTTGAAGAATAGGTTAGATAAATACGGAAATCCTATGTTCTCCATAGAAGTAACTGGGGATATAAGGATACTTTACAGCATGGATTCAAAAAATTGTATAGTTTTTATTTGGGAGATTGGGTCTCACAAGGACGTTTACGGTCGGGGTTGA
- a CDS encoding DUF1286 domain-containing protein: MLLGVISLVLVFLSNNFFTNFFIAAYSSILGNSLIDRLGHRELLTGRGYIPVRTPLTHTYARSVLWGLLPTVPLAFLIHYIYGYYGLMEVLFSGIIVGPTHMFLDMFTEAGVYVKKNGKWRRFALAHFRYDNPLANGLAILLGVLMLFAAMELHAYHYSNFYYHYYNYYF; this comes from the coding sequence GTGTTACTTGGTGTTATATCATTAGTCTTGGTTTTTCTTTCTAACAATTTTTTCACAAATTTTTTCATAGCTGCGTATTCTTCTATTTTGGGTAATTCTCTGATTGATAGGTTGGGGCATAGGGAATTGTTGACGGGGAGGGGTTATATACCGGTTAGGACTCCTTTAACCCACACTTATGCGAGGAGTGTATTATGGGGATTATTACCTACAGTTCCTTTAGCTTTTCTAATACACTATATATACGGTTATTATGGTTTAATGGAAGTATTGTTTTCGGGTATTATTGTTGGTCCCACGCACATGTTTCTCGATATGTTTACTGAAGCCGGGGTTTATGTGAAGAAAAATGGAAAATGGAGGAGGTTCGCATTAGCACACTTCAGATATGATAACCCCTTAGCAAATGGATTAGCAATCTTACTGGGAGTGTTAATGCTATTTGCTGCAATGGAACTACATGCTTATCATTACTCCAATTTCTATTATCATTATTACAACTATTATTTCTGA
- a CDS encoding conjugal transfer protein, translating into MGNYIEIPFVTLRGYSIPLLKTEIECPKLGGNLLIYALPDTGSRFSLMNKRTLNECFDNLEERYLDTVIITNLNLHTKRYKLKFHFVELNKDFEIPVAIADFGEIGGMYPSLILGREDFFSRVTICFDKNTKLIIKIDDY; encoded by the coding sequence ATGGGTAATTATATAGAAATTCCTTTCGTTACCTTAAGAGGTTACTCAATACCTTTACTGAAAACCGAGATCGAATGCCCTAAATTAGGAGGGAATTTGTTAATTTATGCTTTACCAGATACCGGTAGTAGATTTTCATTAATGAACAAGAGGACGTTAAATGAATGTTTTGATAACCTAGAAGAACGCTATTTAGATACGGTGATAATAACCAATCTGAATCTGCACACAAAAAGGTATAAGTTAAAATTTCATTTCGTAGAACTGAATAAGGACTTCGAAATTCCGGTTGCGATAGCTGATTTCGGAGAAATAGGAGGTATGTATCCCAGCCTCATTTTGGGTAGGGAAGACTTCTTTTCAAGAGTCACGATATGCTTTGATAAGAATACTAAATTGATTATAAAGATTGATGATTACTGA
- a CDS encoding VirB4 family type IV secretion system protein → MGLFNLNKTNRKARVETYKWYEVEPSPFQLLAQEDQDRLTNNFTQLLNSVNETIIYVKNVFDFYEYENNQYPVVITKFYFGARENTPGFFNMRDTTDPLKDRPTVTYEHSDKVALSDGSLAKVLVVYNYPDYLPDGFLFEYYGIADEIFVKFKQVDQYKAIKMVSAARLRAESLLTGNRVTPETERKVQKLRDLSATIGGSARLFEIYLYIVIKGKSEEELSEKEFKIREIANARLISIEAPKYIQRELYELKTSINAFMPFSIEKNFIDSLSAGSFYPFISEDLIDENGVFLGVSGSNSPVVYNPYARNNYNIVILGETGSGKSMTTKIFLRRLRKKISIGINGIDPENEYVKDVVAKELGITPILIRPGQKLGLDLMRFVREGFIDSTDAAELLADLYYVPQELRPRLRRLLVSSNADTIFQFLDELKENRAEDLLKYLDAIESPPDSYVYDGIPIDISGNIVFGIKELRNQRLKVVVSSLLTLLLQKKMLTGKQLLFVDEAWIFSEYPAVLNLLQEVARRGRKYGDIFMYITQRPWDVYSTPEGRTILEQAATAILLRQRAAATEVLQKGYNLSQAEIDYLLSANPGQGIIRAGNYKLTIQILVTQEELEKFSTSPAI, encoded by the coding sequence ATGGGGTTATTCAATCTTAATAAAACGAATAGAAAGGCAAGGGTAGAGACTTACAAATGGTATGAGGTAGAGCCAAGTCCATTCCAGCTTTTGGCACAAGAGGATCAAGATAGACTAACTAATAATTTCACGCAACTGCTGAACTCTGTAAACGAAACGATAATATACGTAAAGAACGTATTCGACTTTTATGAATATGAGAATAACCAATACCCGGTTGTAATAACAAAATTCTACTTTGGGGCTAGGGAAAATACTCCAGGTTTTTTCAACATGAGGGATACTACTGACCCGTTAAAGGACAGGCCTACAGTAACTTACGAACACTCAGATAAAGTTGCTCTTTCTGACGGCAGCCTAGCCAAAGTGCTAGTTGTATATAATTACCCAGACTATTTGCCTGACGGCTTCTTATTCGAGTATTACGGTATTGCAGATGAGATTTTCGTAAAGTTCAAACAAGTAGATCAGTATAAAGCTATAAAGATGGTTTCTGCAGCAAGATTGAGAGCTGAAAGTCTTCTGACAGGGAACAGAGTTACACCAGAGACGGAAAGAAAAGTACAGAAGTTAAGGGATCTGTCAGCAACAATTGGAGGTTCCGCAAGGTTGTTTGAGATTTATTTGTATATTGTGATAAAAGGAAAGTCTGAAGAGGAGCTCTCGGAAAAAGAGTTCAAGATAAGAGAAATAGCAAACGCGAGACTTATTTCGATTGAAGCACCTAAATACATCCAAAGGGAGCTTTATGAGCTTAAAACATCTATTAATGCGTTTATGCCTTTTTCTATAGAAAAGAACTTCATAGATAGTCTGAGTGCAGGGAGCTTCTATCCCTTCATATCAGAAGACTTGATCGACGAGAATGGTGTGTTCTTAGGAGTCTCTGGCTCTAACTCCCCAGTAGTTTACAATCCTTATGCCAGGAATAATTACAACATTGTAATTCTCGGTGAGACTGGTAGCGGTAAGTCAATGACTACTAAAATCTTTCTCAGAAGATTAAGGAAGAAGATAAGCATAGGGATTAACGGGATAGACCCAGAAAATGAGTATGTGAAAGACGTTGTAGCTAAAGAATTAGGTATAACTCCAATATTGATAAGGCCAGGACAGAAACTGGGTCTTGACTTAATGAGGTTTGTGAGGGAAGGGTTCATAGATAGTACTGACGCAGCAGAACTTTTAGCAGACTTGTACTATGTCCCACAAGAGCTGAGACCCAGATTAAGAAGATTACTTGTATCTTCAAATGCAGATACAATATTTCAATTTCTTGATGAATTGAAAGAGAATAGAGCAGAGGATCTGCTAAAATATCTAGATGCGATAGAAAGCCCTCCTGACAGTTACGTCTATGACGGTATTCCTATAGATATCAGTGGGAATATAGTATTTGGAATCAAAGAACTGAGGAATCAGAGGCTGAAAGTAGTAGTAAGCTCTCTTCTCACTTTGTTATTGCAGAAAAAGATGCTTACGGGTAAACAATTACTATTCGTGGATGAGGCTTGGATCTTCAGTGAATATCCTGCAGTATTAAACCTACTTCAAGAAGTAGCAAGAAGAGGGAGGAAATACGGGGACATATTCATGTACATAACACAGAGGCCTTGGGATGTATACAGCACGCCAGAAGGAAGGACTATCTTAGAACAAGCAGCAACGGCAATTTTACTAAGGCAAAGAGCTGCAGCTACAGAAGTATTACAGAAAGGTTATAATCTCAGTCAAGCCGAGATAGACTATTTATTATCAGCAAACCCAGGACAGGGGATAATAAGGGCGGGTAATTATAAATTAACAATACAGATCCTCGTAACTCAAGAAGAATTAGAAAAATTCAGTACATCCCCAGCTATTTAA
- a CDS encoding type II toxin-antitoxin system death-on-curing family toxin, translating to MSILLEETLLKILRLILREFEAWNIGESKEKPLIIKIHDKVIASNAESEQGIINSDNIGIAIYSAIEDLNQYHDVSRSLAVLIYHLIVSHPFVDGNKRTALGLLLHILHEVCNDIITIPPALMELLLKTLAEVADYSPEEDEYAINKIREIIMQIIRD from the coding sequence ATGAGCATTTTGTTAGAAGAGACGTTACTGAAGATATTAAGGTTGATATTGAGAGAATTCGAGGCTTGGAATATCGGAGAAAGTAAGGAGAAACCCCTTATAATTAAGATTCATGATAAGGTAATAGCTAGTAATGCAGAGTCAGAACAAGGAATAATAAACTCAGATAATATAGGCATTGCGATATATTCTGCAATAGAAGACTTGAATCAATACCATGACGTTAGTAGGAGTTTAGCCGTACTCATCTATCACTTGATAGTATCTCATCCTTTCGTTGATGGTAATAAGAGAACAGCATTAGGATTGTTGCTCCACATCCTACACGAGGTATGTAATGATATAATAACAATTCCGCCTGCTTTGATGGAATTATTATTAAAGACATTGGCTGAAGTTGCAGATTACTCGCCAGAAGAAGACGAGTATGCGATAAATAAAATAAGAGAAATTATAATGCAGATTATTAGAGATTGA
- a CDS encoding methyltransferase type 11, whose translation MSFASRYVYYATMFLGFMILLAAFSSINYFYQSPSPPTASGNIQYNISSYNITISPRDVLTYAEAQNFTPLSDLAKDNFIPILKEYGNINIITTIKKILSLNASLIAPVPYWEAEDLAQFLNASFTGYKTLHSYTIPLSPNENESWTHNYLLFNITKFNVTVYNNSYAPSTNISYSLSIINKTIVFLKGTSYNIWPGGSFSEEGFYNVYGQSYSTTSSYPFVSSNELVFVPAQTSSSGLIYFSKNLYITGGVSIALIGGATESNTPTVADGFYIGIAYGHISSWVFNTYTIQKTVYGNGYPYSGSVAFPANTYAIVVQYDPLGPNINFFISDGSVKYEISYVGLNVHYSLGQSIYFNVTLDNGIVTAYVSNLNTGQNVKLSVSLTNFYWYPDLQPGLYTIYLGGATGTADANWYIDYSSMYYYVPYFIENSTVFLQGNGYTYNGTVPLTQLQNNSLYYILRKGDGPYSFSLKYIMLGNQSYSEFVKVFANDTLEMLMRYYNIIVNNRNYTGLVGWINATPIVIQNQYGGLNYTLKFKIGITKYPVPEYVVNHPPAYSVFRNNYAFEYLEWSEYRLLAQNIYNFTIQFTENVTQHLNYNYTKFWRAEAYAITAELLSQNIHNISARYQHQYTIQALWDSNGTQYEVNANLVLILENLMPVNVTIGQHYNVTNFYPVSGYWISNWSYDYINVQNLPQYWLNNTVFLQSNYTYLSDIGSTYRYFTYWQIPNGTYNVTLYNKLPISIIFHYGTYYLNITPIEFYNITFTLKLVYNDSAEYKIY comes from the coding sequence ATGAGCTTCGCAAGTAGATATGTATATTACGCAACAATGTTCCTAGGATTTATGATACTTTTAGCAGCATTCTCAAGCATTAATTACTTTTATCAATCGCCTAGTCCCCCTACCGCTTCCGGAAACATTCAATATAATATATCGAGTTACAACATAACTATTAGCCCTCGCGATGTTCTAACATACGCTGAAGCACAGAATTTTACCCCTCTAAGCGACCTTGCAAAAGACAATTTTATACCAATACTCAAGGAGTATGGAAACATAAATATAATTACTACAATCAAGAAAATTCTGAGCTTAAATGCAAGTCTAATTGCTCCAGTACCTTATTGGGAGGCAGAAGACTTAGCACAGTTTCTTAATGCATCTTTTACGGGATATAAAACGCTTCATTCCTATACTATCCCGCTGTCCCCTAATGAAAATGAGAGCTGGACACATAACTACCTATTATTTAATATAACTAAATTCAACGTAACCGTATACAATAATTCTTATGCTCCTTCTACTAACATCAGCTATTCTTTAAGTATAATTAACAAAACAATAGTCTTTCTGAAGGGAACATCTTACAATATCTGGCCTGGAGGCTCATTCAGTGAAGAAGGCTTCTATAACGTATACGGCCAATCGTATAGCACAACTTCTTCATATCCCTTTGTGTCAAGTAATGAATTAGTTTTCGTCCCTGCACAAACTTCTTCTTCAGGCTTGATATATTTCAGCAAGAATCTATACATCACAGGGGGAGTAAGTATAGCATTGATAGGGGGAGCTACGGAGTCTAACACACCTACTGTAGCAGATGGTTTTTACATCGGGATAGCATACGGCCATATATCGTCATGGGTCTTCAACACATATACCATTCAAAAGACTGTTTACGGCAACGGATATCCCTATTCCGGATCCGTAGCGTTCCCAGCTAATACTTACGCTATTGTTGTTCAATATGATCCCTTAGGTCCTAACATAAACTTCTTCATATCTGACGGAAGCGTAAAATATGAAATATCCTATGTGGGACTAAACGTCCATTATAGCTTAGGTCAGTCCATATACTTCAACGTAACACTGGACAACGGAATAGTTACTGCCTATGTATCGAACCTAAACACGGGACAAAATGTAAAGCTAAGTGTTAGTTTAACAAACTTTTATTGGTACCCTGACCTTCAGCCTGGATTATATACAATATATTTAGGAGGGGCAACGGGAACGGCAGACGCTAACTGGTATATAGACTATTCGTCAATGTATTATTACGTGCCTTACTTCATAGAGAATTCTACAGTTTTTCTGCAGGGTAACGGTTATACTTATAACGGCACAGTTCCGTTAACACAGCTACAGAACAATTCATTATATTATATTTTAAGGAAAGGTGACGGGCCTTATTCTTTCAGTTTGAAATATATAATGTTGGGGAATCAATCGTATAGCGAATTCGTAAAAGTCTTTGCTAACGACACGTTAGAGATGCTTATGCGTTATTATAATATAATAGTCAATAATAGAAACTATACGGGTTTAGTAGGCTGGATAAATGCCACGCCTATAGTAATTCAGAACCAATACGGCGGGCTTAATTATACTCTTAAGTTCAAAATCGGCATAACGAAATACCCTGTTCCGGAATATGTCGTAAATCACCCTCCAGCATACTCAGTGTTTCGTAATAACTATGCTTTCGAATACTTAGAATGGTCAGAGTATAGACTGTTAGCGCAAAACATTTACAACTTTACGATACAGTTCACCGAAAACGTTACTCAGCACCTCAACTACAACTATACTAAGTTCTGGAGGGCTGAGGCTTATGCTATTACAGCCGAGTTATTGTCTCAAAATATACACAATATATCTGCAAGATATCAGCATCAATATACAATTCAAGCCTTATGGGACAGTAACGGAACTCAATATGAAGTAAATGCCAATCTAGTGTTAATTCTGGAAAACTTAATGCCAGTAAATGTGACGATAGGGCAACATTATAATGTAACAAATTTCTATCCCGTAAGCGGGTACTGGATATCGAACTGGTCTTACGATTATATAAATGTCCAGAATTTGCCACAATATTGGCTTAATAACACAGTATTTCTACAGAGTAACTATACGTATCTAAGTGATATAGGAAGTACTTACAGATACTTCACTTACTGGCAGATACCTAACGGGACTTATAATGTAACACTTTACAATAAGCTTCCGATCAGTATTATATTCCATTATGGAACTTACTATCTCAACATAACTCCTATAGAATTTTACAATATTACATTTACATTGAAATTAGTCTATAACGATTCTGCTGAATATAAGATTTATTGA
- a CDS encoding site-specific integrase translates to MEKVLQFLAPDEIARIVYGKKIEKADINDLLKVINTAVEDPQFRSLLFMMLNRFLGDYVRQNTNNYVVTEEDLKLFEKILEQKSKATKDERLRNIKYAMRDLGFSLSLESLKEYIIELAAEEGSNVARHRANTLKLFIKEVVMSRNPILGQILYNSFKVPKVNYKYSPPPLSLELLKKIFNSIDHLGAKTFFLILAETGLRVGEVYSLSVEQVDLDNGIIKLMKNSATKRAYISFLLRKLQTGLGRTICLSEKTS, encoded by the coding sequence ATGGAGAAAGTGCTGCAATTTTTGGCACCAGATGAGATTGCGAGAATAGTATACGGAAAGAAGATAGAGAAGGCTGATATAAACGATTTGTTAAAAGTAATAAACACTGCAGTGGAGGATCCCCAGTTCCGTTCTTTGCTTTTTATGATGTTAAATAGGTTCTTAGGAGATTATGTCAGACAGAATACGAATAATTACGTAGTTACTGAAGAGGACCTAAAGCTGTTTGAGAAAATATTAGAGCAGAAGAGTAAAGCAACTAAGGACGAGAGGCTCAGAAATATAAAATACGCAATGAGGGACTTAGGCTTTTCACTCTCACTTGAGTCCTTGAAAGAATACATAATAGAATTAGCAGCAGAAGAAGGATCTAATGTAGCGAGACACAGGGCAAACACGCTCAAACTGTTCATAAAAGAAGTAGTAATGAGCAGAAACCCAATCCTGGGGCAAATACTTTACAATTCCTTTAAGGTACCTAAAGTCAATTACAAATATTCCCCTCCTCCACTTTCCCTGGAGCTGCTAAAGAAGATATTTAACTCAATAGATCATTTAGGCGCAAAAACATTCTTCCTCATTCTGGCTGAAACGGGGTTGAGAGTAGGGGAAGTTTATTCACTAAGCGTCGAGCAAGTAGACCTGGATAACGGAATAATTAAATTAATGAAAAATAGTGCGACAAAGAGGGCTTACATTTCATTTCTGCTAAGGAAACTACAGACTGGATTAGGAAGAACCATTTGCCTTTCAGAGAAGACTTCATAA
- a CDS encoding MFS transporter, protein MSLRQTLKEIYYIVTDKILLYFSLSLGISTFAYSMLAYYFPIIMANLDISAFTIGVTYSIINFLYLVFNIPLGTIVDKIGSKNALTLSALMSVPLFLLMGTLNPLLFIISLVAFESVVRIVNSLGAHRFMLNYTNAGKAFGVFSLITSILAAIGIMLGGYILQHSISRPLFIMVAILFGVSSIIRFLELPKDENKTEMKRSLKLGFKYLKEDRKMQVYVLISMLSSGLNLETYYVIIYFVKDLLLPLTLVSILYSSYALVMAFLPLLFSVILSKRSNFKNLSILILSNSVIFFLVPLLTNIYIFALFYAWTVISAMMSIVGYNVEQSITRPEIRGTQAALISTFVRIFLIFYNAIVGFLFQITPLYSFYFTGFLGILAAFAIIFAEFMSPLK, encoded by the coding sequence ATGAGTCTGAGGCAAACACTAAAAGAGATTTATTACATTGTAACAGATAAGATACTGCTCTATTTTTCATTATCTTTGGGAATTTCTACCTTTGCTTACTCAATGTTAGCGTACTATTTTCCTATCATTATGGCTAACCTTGATATTAGTGCCTTTACGATTGGTGTAACTTACAGTATAATCAATTTTCTATACTTAGTTTTTAACATTCCATTAGGTACTATAGTTGATAAAATAGGTAGTAAGAATGCCCTCACTCTATCAGCACTAATGTCAGTCCCTTTATTTCTCTTAATGGGGACACTTAATCCCTTACTTTTCATAATTTCTCTAGTTGCTTTTGAGTCTGTGGTAAGAATAGTTAATTCCTTAGGAGCGCATAGGTTTATGCTAAATTATACGAATGCTGGAAAGGCCTTTGGGGTTTTCTCCCTCATAACCAGTATATTAGCAGCTATAGGGATTATGTTAGGGGGCTATATACTACAGCACTCGATCTCTAGGCCTCTGTTCATAATGGTAGCAATATTATTCGGAGTAAGTAGCATTATAAGATTTCTTGAATTGCCGAAAGATGAGAACAAGACTGAAATGAAAAGATCGCTGAAGTTAGGCTTTAAATACCTTAAAGAAGATAGAAAAATGCAAGTCTACGTATTAATTTCAATGCTTTCTTCTGGTTTAAATCTAGAGACATACTACGTAATAATATATTTCGTAAAAGACTTACTACTACCCTTAACATTAGTAAGTATATTATATTCATCATACGCATTAGTGATGGCTTTCTTACCATTACTGTTCTCAGTTATTTTAAGCAAACGTAGCAATTTTAAGAACTTATCGATTTTAATCCTTTCTAACTCCGTCATATTTTTCCTAGTTCCACTCCTTACTAATATTTACATTTTTGCATTATTTTATGCTTGGACAGTTATTTCAGCTATGATGAGCATAGTGGGCTATAATGTTGAACAGAGTATCACTAGGCCGGAAATTCGAGGAACTCAAGCGGCATTAATTAGTACTTTCGTGAGAATATTTTTAATATTTTATAATGCAATCGTGGGATTTTTATTCCAAATAACGCCGTTATACTCATTTTATTTCACCGGTTTTCTGGGAATATTAGCAGCATTTGCTATAATATTTGCAGAATTTATGAGTCCTCTGAAATAA